In Micromonospora purpureochromogenes, a single window of DNA contains:
- a CDS encoding amino acid adenylation domain-containing protein, producing the protein MTDAVGRFPADTLDQFVLGPAARTPDKPAVIERAGGALVTVTYGELARAVDARATALAEAGVGTGDRVVIESQTSAAAIALLLACSRLGAAFVPVDPDTPDLRVRAIVEATDPVLHIRAAGRPARDLPSLTAVAEFSPDGLVAPAGKPRQRRRRAVVGTDPAYLIFTSGTTGQPKGVVLSHHAALAFYRGAQRFPVVAADDVVASTSPLAFDVSLFDLGVTLGSGATLAPVPREFLSFPRRLLGFLREAGATVVHGVPSLWRPLLRHEPDGLAALDRLRGILFAGENFPLAELRRLRELHPGLRVVNAFGATETVACSFAEVPDPLPADAERLSIGDGYPGAELLLVDSDGSVVDAPGAVGEIHVRCPSLFSGYWDDPAATRQVLVPDPLEPRSGQLVYRSGDLAYRGADGELYFCGRTDSMVKIRGNRIELGEVERRLLDHPTVGAAVAVAAPAADGEPSLHAFVVPRPGATVGAAELVERCRRTMPAYMVPARFHFLTELPLTANGKANRTALAELARAAR; encoded by the coding sequence ATGACCGACGCGGTCGGGCGGTTCCCCGCCGACACTCTGGACCAGTTCGTACTCGGCCCCGCCGCCCGCACCCCGGACAAGCCGGCGGTGATCGAGCGGGCCGGCGGCGCGCTGGTGACGGTCACCTACGGCGAGCTGGCCCGCGCGGTCGACGCGCGGGCCACCGCGCTGGCCGAGGCGGGCGTCGGCACCGGCGACCGCGTCGTCATCGAGTCGCAGACCTCCGCCGCCGCCATCGCGCTGCTGCTCGCCTGCTCCCGGCTCGGCGCGGCGTTCGTGCCGGTCGACCCGGACACCCCGGACCTGCGGGTACGCGCCATCGTCGAGGCGACCGACCCGGTGCTGCACATCCGCGCCGCCGGCCGCCCGGCCCGGGACCTGCCGTCGCTGACCGCGGTCGCCGAGTTCAGCCCGGACGGGCTGGTCGCCCCCGCCGGCAAGCCCCGGCAGCGCCGCCGCCGCGCGGTGGTGGGCACCGACCCGGCGTACCTGATCTTCACCTCGGGGACCACCGGGCAGCCGAAGGGTGTGGTGCTCAGCCACCACGCCGCGCTGGCCTTCTACCGGGGCGCCCAGCGCTTTCCGGTGGTGGCCGCCGACGACGTGGTGGCCAGCACCTCGCCGTTGGCCTTCGACGTCTCCCTGTTCGACCTCGGGGTCACCCTGGGCAGCGGGGCGACCCTCGCGCCGGTGCCCCGCGAGTTCCTGAGCTTCCCGCGCCGGCTGCTCGGCTTCCTGCGCGAGGCCGGTGCGACCGTGGTGCACGGCGTGCCCTCGCTGTGGCGGCCGTTGCTGCGTCACGAGCCCGACGGCCTGGCCGCCCTGGACCGGTTGCGCGGCATCCTCTTCGCCGGCGAGAACTTCCCGCTGGCCGAGCTGCGCCGGCTGCGCGAGCTGCACCCGGGACTGCGGGTGGTCAACGCGTTCGGCGCCACCGAGACGGTGGCCTGTTCCTTCGCCGAGGTGCCCGACCCGCTGCCCGCCGACGCCGAGCGGCTCTCGATCGGCGACGGCTACCCGGGCGCCGAGCTGCTGCTGGTCGACTCCGACGGCAGCGTGGTCGATGCGCCCGGCGCGGTCGGCGAGATCCACGTCCGCTGCCCGTCGCTGTTCAGCGGCTACTGGGACGACCCGGCGGCCACCCGGCAGGTGCTGGTGCCCGACCCCCTGGAGCCCCGCTCCGGGCAGCTCGTCTACCGCTCCGGCGACCTGGCGTACCGGGGGGCCGACGGGGAGCTGTACTTCTGCGGCCGGACCGACTCGATGGTGAAGATCCGGGGCAACCGGATCGAGCTGGGCGAGGTGGAACGCCGGCTGCTGGACCATCCGACGGTCGGCGCGGCGGTGGCGGTGGCGGCCCCGGCGGCCGACGGCGAGCCGAGCCTGCACGCCTTCGTGGTGCCCCGGCCGGGCGCCACCGTCGGTGCGGCCGAGCTGGTGGAGCGGTGCCGGCGGACCATGCCGGCGTACATGGTCCCGGCGCGGTTCCACTTCCTCACCGAGCTGCCGCTGACCGCCAACGGAAAGGCGAACCGGACCGCGCTGGCCGAACTGGCCCGCGCGGCCCGGTAG
- a CDS encoding proline iminopeptidase-family hydrolase, producing the protein MTAPTTKGTAPFGEFRTWYRVTGELSPQRTALVVVHGGPGSTHDYLTSLSMFADGGTPVVHYDQLGNGGSSHLPGRPADFWTVQLFLDELDNLLRHLGIADNYVLLGHSWGGLLVARHAAAAPAGLKGLIIADAPASYPLWLAAMAELRAALPAGVDDTLRRHEAAGTTDSDEYHAATKVFYDRHLCRLDPWPRDYQASFYELYNDPTVYLAMNGPSEFHVIGSLRDWGVTDCLADIAVPTLVISGRHDEATPATVRPFVDLIPDARWELFDDSSHVPHLEEPERFRQKVGDYLKTVAQV; encoded by the coding sequence GTGACCGCACCGACGACCAAGGGGACGGCGCCGTTCGGCGAATTCCGGACCTGGTACCGGGTCACGGGGGAGCTGTCGCCGCAACGGACCGCGCTGGTGGTCGTGCACGGCGGCCCCGGCAGCACCCACGACTACCTGACCAGCCTCTCGATGTTCGCCGACGGCGGCACCCCCGTCGTCCACTACGACCAGCTGGGCAACGGGGGCTCCAGCCACCTGCCGGGCCGGCCGGCCGACTTCTGGACCGTCCAGCTCTTCCTCGACGAGTTGGACAACCTCCTGCGCCACCTCGGGATCGCCGACAACTACGTCCTGTTAGGACACTCCTGGGGCGGCCTGCTGGTAGCCAGGCACGCGGCGGCGGCGCCGGCCGGCCTGAAGGGCCTGATCATCGCCGACGCGCCGGCGTCGTACCCGTTGTGGCTGGCGGCGATGGCGGAGCTGCGCGCCGCGCTGCCCGCCGGGGTCGACGACACGCTGCGCCGGCACGAGGCGGCGGGCACCACCGACAGCGACGAGTACCACGCGGCCACCAAGGTCTTCTACGACCGGCACCTGTGCCGGCTCGACCCGTGGCCGCGCGACTACCAGGCCTCCTTCTACGAGCTCTACAACGACCCGACCGTCTACCTCGCGATGAACGGACCGAGCGAGTTCCACGTCATCGGGTCGCTGAGGGACTGGGGCGTCACCGACTGTCTCGCCGACATCGCGGTGCCCACCCTGGTCATCTCGGGCCGCCACGACGAGGCCACCCCGGCCACCGTCCGGCCCTTCGTCGACCTCATCCCGGACGCGCGCTGGGAGCTGTTCGACGACTCCAGCCACGTGCCGCACCTGGAGGAGCCGGAGCGGTTCCGCCAGAAGGTGGGCGACTACCTCAAGACCGTCGCGCAGGTGTGA